One part of the Methanobacteriaceae archaeon genome encodes these proteins:
- a CDS encoding TIGR01177 family methyltransferase, which translates to MELLCIQSQEHPELPLAELKAVMECEEINADIDVITEGLVILKNISKEDINSYYEILTRRLGYTHEVHELIKTTTVDDFDECMSAIDWSDYINETFAVRVKRFHTDIDTVATERKSGSLILANCENIKVNLTKPNSLVRVVVHQSDVYIAIERIKLNKKHFEESKPHKRPFFYPGSMSPKLARCMVNLSRVKEGQLLLDPFCGTGGILIEAGLIGCKVVGSDIYWKMKNGTSINLDYYGITDYRTFNLDVRELKMYEKVASVVTDPPYGISTSTGDIEGDDIFNEFFKSIYDNMRDDAYLCMASPHYVDLHPIAEEVGFEIIEQYGIKMHRSLTRIITVIRKKISQ; encoded by the coding sequence ATGGAATTATTATGTATACAGTCACAGGAACATCCAGAATTACCTCTTGCTGAGTTAAAGGCAGTAATGGAATGTGAAGAAATTAATGCAGATATTGATGTGATAACTGAAGGTTTAGTTATTTTAAAAAATATTTCTAAAGAGGATATTAATTCCTATTATGAAATTTTAACCAGAAGATTAGGATATACTCATGAAGTGCATGAACTTATAAAAACAACTACTGTTGATGATTTTGATGAATGTATGTCAGCTATTGACTGGTCAGATTATATTAATGAAACCTTTGCTGTTCGTGTTAAAAGATTTCATACTGACATTGATACCGTTGCAACAGAGAGAAAATCAGGTTCTTTAATTCTTGCTAATTGTGAAAATATTAAGGTTAATCTAACAAAACCTAATTCTTTAGTTCGTGTTGTTGTTCATCAAAGTGATGTTTATATTGCAATTGAGAGAATTAAACTAAACAAAAAACACTTTGAAGAAAGCAAACCACATAAAAGACCTTTCTTCTATCCAGGTTCAATGAGTCCAAAACTAGCAAGGTGTATGGTTAATTTATCAAGAGTAAAAGAAGGTCAACTTTTACTTGATCCATTTTGTGGAACTGGTGGTATTCTAATTGAAGCAGGATTAATTGGATGTAAGGTTGTTGGTTCAGATATTTACTGGAAAATGAAAAATGGAACTTCAATTAATTTGGATTATTATGGAATCACTGATTATAGAACATTTAATCTTGATGTACGTGAACTTAAAATGTATGAAAAAGTAGCTAGTGTAGTTACTGACCCTCCTTATGGTATTTCTACATCCACTGGAGATATTGAAGGAGATGATATATTTAATGAATTTTTCAAATCTATATATGATAATATGAGAGATGATGCTTATCTATGTATGGCAAGTCCTCACTATGTAGATTTACATCCTATTGCTGAAGAAGTAGGATTTGAGATTATTGAACAGTATGGAATTAAGATGCATAGAAGTTTAACCAGAATCATTACTGTTATTCGCAAAAAAATTTCACAATAA
- a CDS encoding PH domain-containing protein, giving the protein MLFNKNENNTNERIIHKTKSNMLFGCKKAIYGFILLIIVLCVSPGIIQFIAKMQVYLISQIQLPLTRYAAIAFFVIILVIVTYIIWQIISWYSIEYTLTDSRIIVKTGVISTKKNYIPYSTIQDINTSQNIIERIFQIGTVSVFSAYDNNQLELKNISNPSEIEDMIFSNMRGFRSFQTPPRQYNNFQQESYFDDGEYLGRNEFYDDFETITPITHERNDPPRRDYNNPVDNLNYNDKKYEYEGYNDRFDDSQSLNNYSNEKFQDNVRNNDYYSEDIEPQRTYEDKHNEKSNYVKDDSSEKVIRRHFDKFKK; this is encoded by the coding sequence ATGTTATTTAATAAAAATGAGAATAACACTAATGAGAGAATTATCCATAAAACAAAATCAAATATGCTTTTTGGTTGTAAAAAAGCTATTTATGGGTTTATTTTATTGATTATTGTTTTATGTGTTTCACCAGGAATAATTCAATTCATTGCTAAGATGCAGGTTTATTTAATTTCTCAAATTCAATTGCCTTTAACAAGGTATGCTGCAATTGCGTTTTTTGTTATTATTCTTGTTATTGTAACATATATCATCTGGCAAATTATTAGTTGGTATTCTATTGAATATACATTAACTGATTCAAGAATTATTGTTAAAACAGGTGTAATATCAACTAAAAAAAATTATATTCCTTATTCAACAATTCAGGATATTAATACTTCTCAAAACATCATTGAGAGAATATTTCAAATAGGTACTGTGTCTGTTTTCAGTGCTTATGATAATAATCAGCTTGAATTAAAAAATATTTCAAACCCTTCAGAGATTGAAGATATGATATTTTCTAATATGAGAGGATTTAGAAGTTTCCAGACTCCTCCTAGACAATATAATAATTTCCAACAGGAAAGTTATTTTGATGATGGGGAATATTTAGGCAGAAATGAGTTTTATGATGATTTTGAAACTATTACTCCTATAACTCACGAAAGAAATGATCCTCCAAGAAGAGATTATAATAATCCTGTGGATAATTTAAATTATAATGATAAAAAGTATGAGTATGAAGGTTATAATGACAGATTTGATGATTCTCAATCTTTAAATAATTATTCAAATGAAAAATTTCAGGATAATGTCCGTAATAATGATTATTACTCTGAAGATATTGAGCCACAAAGAACCTATGAAGATAAACATAATGAAAAATCAAATTATGTAAAAGATGACTCAAGTGAAAAAGTTATTAGGAGACATTTCGATAAATTCAAAAAATAA
- a CDS encoding proteasome-activating nucleotidase has product MENTSKEQLIDTVENLQNEIDLLKEENSKARSNLMFKVRKLEKDKVLIENEKIRLEKDNKSLRSEIDRFRSPPLVLATITEILDDNRMTVKSSTGPSFLVNYSKFLDEKLLVPGSRVALNQQTFGIVEVLPSEKDVNVSGMEIETKPDITFEKIGGLEEQIREVKETVELPLTEPELFEKIGIEPPKGVLLYGPPGTGKTLLAKAVANETNATFIKVVASEFVKKYIGEGARLVREVFELAKEKAPAIIFIDELDAVAAKRLKSSTSGDREVQRTLMQLLAELDGFESRGDIGIIGATNRPDILDPALLRPGRFDRFIEVPLPNLEGRREILKIHTKNMSFDEEADIDLLVDLTDGLSGADLKAVCTEAGMFAIRNKRDKIAVADFMDAVDKVMSKNKEDEMFNTEAGVMFG; this is encoded by the coding sequence TTGGAAAACACTTCTAAAGAACAATTAATCGATACTGTAGAAAACTTACAAAATGAAATCGATTTGTTAAAAGAAGAAAACTCCAAAGCTAGAAGCAACCTAATGTTTAAAGTTAGGAAATTAGAAAAAGATAAAGTCTTAATTGAAAATGAAAAAATTAGACTTGAAAAAGATAATAAATCATTACGTTCAGAAATTGATAGATTTAGGTCCCCACCTTTAGTGTTAGCTACTATTACTGAAATCTTAGATGATAATAGAATGACTGTTAAAAGTAGTACCGGACCTAGTTTCCTTGTTAATTATTCAAAATTTTTAGATGAAAAATTATTAGTCCCTGGTTCCAGGGTAGCTTTAAATCAACAAACTTTTGGTATTGTTGAAGTTTTACCATCAGAAAAAGATGTTAACGTTTCCGGAATGGAAATTGAAACTAAACCAGATATTACATTTGAAAAAATTGGTGGTTTAGAAGAACAAATCAGAGAAGTTAAAGAGACTGTTGAATTGCCTTTAACTGAACCTGAATTATTCGAAAAAATTGGAATTGAACCACCTAAAGGAGTATTATTATACGGTCCTCCTGGAACTGGTAAAACTTTACTTGCTAAAGCTGTTGCAAATGAAACCAATGCTACTTTCATTAAAGTTGTAGCTTCCGAATTTGTTAAAAAATACATCGGAGAAGGTGCAAGATTAGTACGTGAAGTATTTGAACTTGCTAAAGAAAAAGCACCAGCTATCATATTTATTGATGAACTTGATGCTGTTGCAGCTAAAAGGCTTAAAAGTTCAACCAGTGGTGACAGAGAAGTTCAAAGAACTCTTATGCAACTTTTAGCTGAACTTGATGGTTTTGAATCTAGAGGAGATATTGGAATTATTGGTGCAACCAACAGACCTGATATCTTAGATCCAGCATTATTACGTCCTGGTCGTTTTGATAGATTCATTGAAGTTCCACTTCCAAATCTTGAAGGAAGACGTGAAATTCTTAAAATCCACACCAAAAACATGTCATTTGATGAAGAAGCAGATATTGACTTGCTTGTTGATTTAACTGACGGATTATCTGGTGCAGATTTAAAAGCAGTATGTACCGAAGCAGGTATGTTTGCAATCCGTAACAAACGTGATAAAATTGCTGTTGCTGACTTTATGGATGCTGTTGACAAAGTCATGAGCAAAAATAAAGAAGATGAAATGTTTAATACTGAAGCAGGAGTAATGTTCGGATAA